From Erwinia pyri, a single genomic window includes:
- the dcp gene encoding peptidyl-dipeptidase Dcp translates to MQANPFSQPSTLPYQAPPFDKITDEHYRPALIEAIAQKRREVQAIADNREEPSFANTFEALEKCGSMLRRVENVFGAMTSANTNPTLQALDEEMSPLLAALDDDIHLNSALFRRLNAVYEKRNAAGLSPEALRLTEVTWQRFQLAGASLTEEAKTELKALNQQAATLSTQFTNRLLAGTKAGGLNVTDPALLAGLTDAELTVAAQAAAERGLEGQWLLALQNTTQQPVLQDLSNRQTREALFSHAWQRCEKDDLNDTRGLVTQLAAIRAQQAKLMGFSSFADWKLQDQMARTPEAALAFMRAIVPAATARASREAADIQKVIDRQQGGFTLEAWDWLFYAEQVRREKYDLDESQIKPYFELTNVLVNGVFYAATQLFGITFARREDIPVWHPDVSVYEIIDSNGLPMALFYTDYFKRDNKGGGAWMSNFVDQSKLLGTHPVIYNVCNYTKPAEGKPALISWDDVITLFHEFGHTLHGLFAEQCYPTLSGTNTPRDFVEFPSQLNEHWASNEQVFRHYARHYATGELMPQALRDKIVNASKFNKGYDMTELLAAALLDQHWHTLSAEAEKQDVAQFEKAALAADNILLPQVPPRYRSSYFQHIWGGGYAAGYYAYIWTQMLADDGFEWFNEQGGLNRKNGQLFREKILSRGNSQDLKQLYASWRGRDPVIEPMLINRGLKEE, encoded by the coding sequence ATGCAAGCCAATCCGTTCAGTCAGCCAAGTACCTTGCCCTATCAGGCTCCGCCGTTCGACAAAATAACGGATGAACATTACCGTCCGGCGCTGATCGAAGCGATAGCGCAAAAGCGCAGGGAAGTGCAGGCTATCGCTGATAATCGTGAAGAACCCAGCTTTGCCAATACTTTTGAGGCGTTGGAGAAATGTGGAAGTATGCTTCGTCGGGTGGAAAATGTGTTTGGAGCGATGACCTCCGCTAACACTAATCCCACGCTGCAGGCGCTGGACGAAGAGATGTCGCCACTGCTCGCCGCGCTGGATGATGATATCCATCTTAACAGCGCGCTTTTCCGCCGCCTGAATGCTGTCTATGAGAAGCGCAACGCCGCAGGCCTTTCGCCGGAAGCTTTACGGCTTACCGAGGTGACGTGGCAGAGGTTTCAACTGGCGGGGGCCAGCCTTACAGAAGAGGCGAAAACAGAACTCAAAGCCCTGAATCAGCAGGCGGCCACGCTGAGCACACAGTTCACCAATCGTTTGCTGGCGGGTACCAAAGCGGGCGGCCTGAACGTTACCGATCCTGCATTGCTGGCTGGGCTTACCGACGCCGAACTCACCGTCGCCGCACAGGCTGCCGCTGAACGGGGCCTGGAGGGGCAATGGCTGCTGGCGTTGCAAAATACCACGCAGCAGCCGGTGTTGCAGGATCTCAGCAACCGCCAGACGCGGGAAGCGCTTTTCAGCCATGCCTGGCAGCGCTGCGAGAAAGACGATCTGAACGATACCCGTGGGCTGGTGACACAGCTTGCCGCTATTCGCGCGCAGCAGGCGAAGTTAATGGGCTTCAGCAGCTTTGCCGACTGGAAGCTTCAGGACCAGATGGCCAGAACGCCTGAGGCGGCGCTGGCGTTTATGCGCGCTATCGTGCCTGCTGCAACGGCACGTGCCAGCAGAGAAGCGGCAGATATTCAGAAGGTTATCGACCGGCAGCAGGGTGGTTTTACGCTTGAGGCGTGGGACTGGTTGTTCTATGCCGAACAGGTTCGCCGCGAGAAGTACGATCTCGACGAAAGCCAGATCAAACCCTATTTTGAACTCACTAACGTGCTGGTAAACGGCGTCTTCTATGCCGCCACGCAGCTGTTCGGCATTACTTTTGCCCGCCGCGAGGATATCCCCGTCTGGCACCCGGATGTCTCAGTTTATGAGATCATCGACAGCAACGGTCTGCCGATGGCGCTGTTCTATACCGACTACTTTAAGCGAGACAATAAAGGCGGCGGCGCCTGGATGAGTAATTTCGTTGACCAGTCTAAATTGCTGGGGACGCATCCGGTTATCTACAACGTTTGTAACTACACCAAACCAGCCGAGGGCAAACCAGCGCTGATCTCCTGGGATGATGTGATCACTCTGTTCCACGAATTTGGCCATACGCTGCACGGGCTGTTTGCTGAACAGTGTTATCCGACGCTTTCAGGCACCAACACACCACGAGATTTCGTCGAATTCCCTTCGCAGCTCAATGAACACTGGGCCAGTAACGAGCAGGTGTTTCGGCATTATGCGCGGCACTATGCCACCGGCGAGCTGATGCCTCAGGCTCTGCGCGATAAAATCGTTAATGCCAGCAAGTTCAACAAAGGGTACGACATGACCGAGCTGCTGGCCGCGGCGTTGCTGGATCAGCACTGGCATACGCTTTCTGCGGAGGCAGAAAAACAGGATGTGGCGCAGTTTGAAAAAGCGGCGCTTGCAGCCGACAACATTCTGTTGCCGCAGGTGCCGCCGCGCTACCGTTCAAGCTATTTCCAGCACATCTGGGGCGGGGGCTATGCGGCAGGCTATTACGCTTATATCTGGACGCAGATGCTGGCTGATGATGGCTTCGAATGGTTCAACGAGCAGGGGGGACTGAACCGTAAGAATGGTCAGCTTTTCCGGGAAAAAATCCTTTCACGGGGCAACAGCCAGGATCTTAAGCAGCTTTACGCCAGCTGGCGCGGGCGCGATCCGGTTATTGAACCGATGCTGATTAACCGCGGTTTGAAGGAGGAGTAA
- the fabV gene encoding enoyl-ACP reductase FabV translates to MIIKPRIRGFICVTAHPAGCKANVEKQIDYVTSHGKIANGPKKVLVIGASTGYGLAARISAAFGCEADTLGVFFERAGEETKPATAGWYNSAAFEELAEAKGLYAKSINGDAYSDAVKQKTIELIKQDMGQVDLVVYSLAAPRRTHPKTGEVFNSTLKPVGKTLTTRGLNTDKETITDITLEPASQEEIDGTVAVMGGEDWQMWIDDLKAAGVLADGAKTTAFTYLGEQITHDIYWNGSIGEAKKDLDKRVLTIRDTLAEKGGDARVSVLKAVVTQASSAIPVMPLYLSLLFKVMKANGTHEGCIEQVYGLFKESLYGSSPIVDEVGRLRADYKELAPEVQDEVTRLWPTVTNENLNELTDFVGYKTEFMHLFGFGLEGVDYEADVNPDVKIKNLVQM, encoded by the coding sequence ATGATTATTAAACCACGCATCCGTGGCTTTATCTGTGTTACTGCCCATCCGGCGGGTTGCAAAGCTAACGTTGAGAAACAAATCGACTATGTGACCAGCCACGGCAAAATTGCCAACGGCCCGAAAAAGGTGCTGGTGATCGGTGCTTCTACAGGTTACGGCCTGGCAGCACGTATCTCTGCTGCTTTCGGCTGTGAAGCCGATACGCTGGGCGTATTCTTTGAGCGTGCTGGTGAAGAAACCAAACCGGCTACCGCTGGCTGGTACAACTCTGCTGCCTTTGAAGAGCTGGCGGAGGCCAAAGGTCTCTATGCTAAAAGCATCAATGGCGATGCCTATTCGGATGCTGTGAAGCAGAAGACCATTGAACTGATCAAACAGGATATGGGGCAGGTCGATCTGGTGGTCTACAGCCTGGCGGCACCACGTCGTACCCATCCGAAAACGGGTGAAGTGTTTAACTCTACCCTGAAACCAGTGGGCAAAACCCTGACCACTCGTGGCCTGAACACCGATAAAGAAACCATCACCGATATCACCCTGGAGCCAGCCTCGCAGGAAGAGATCGACGGTACCGTGGCGGTGATGGGCGGTGAAGACTGGCAGATGTGGATTGACGATCTGAAAGCCGCAGGCGTACTGGCTGATGGTGCCAAAACCACTGCCTTTACCTATCTGGGTGAGCAGATCACCCATGATATCTACTGGAACGGCTCAATCGGCGAAGCGAAAAAGGATCTGGACAAGCGCGTCCTGACTATTCGCGACACCCTGGCAGAGAAGGGCGGCGACGCGCGCGTTTCCGTACTGAAAGCGGTAGTGACTCAGGCCAGCTCCGCTATTCCGGTGATGCCGCTTTACCTCTCGCTGCTGTTCAAGGTGATGAAAGCTAACGGCACCCACGAAGGCTGCATCGAGCAGGTCTATGGCCTGTTCAAAGAGAGCCTGTACGGCAGTTCACCAATTGTGGATGAGGTAGGGCGTCTGCGTGCCGACTATAAAGAGCTGGCGCCGGAAGTGCAGGATGAAGTCACCAGGCTCTGGCCAACGGTGACCAACGAAAACCTGAATGAGCTGACCGATTTTGTCGGCTATAAAACCGAGTTTATGCACCTGTTTGGTTTCGGCCTTGAGGGCGTGGACTACGAAGCGGACGTTAACCCGGACGTGAAAATCAAAAATCTGGTACAGATGTAA
- a CDS encoding TIM barrel protein yields the protein MYSIANAPCSWGVDDPKNPFLPPWQQVLSEAQEAGYPGIELGPWGYLPADPAALKQALESHNLSLVAGTIFDDLVSEANFENLREMAHNICATLQKVPVSHAQSAVPPPYLVIIDFGDAERARSAGQPARARRLPEAEWQQMVSHIRALSAIAREYNVRPVIHPHAGGFIEFGDEIDRIATAIPASEAGFCLDTGHLYYAGLDPVCWLRKYADRIDYLHFKDVNRTLFEAAIAQQQDFFKACAAGVMCPLGTGDVDYPAVRALLAELNWQGWITIEQERDPRDVAGSLKDVTASLHYLRNLGF from the coding sequence ATGTATTCAATCGCTAATGCCCCCTGCAGCTGGGGAGTGGATGATCCGAAAAACCCGTTTTTACCTCCATGGCAACAGGTGCTGAGCGAAGCGCAGGAAGCTGGCTACCCAGGCATTGAGCTGGGACCCTGGGGCTATCTCCCTGCTGACCCGGCTGCGCTTAAACAAGCGCTTGAAAGCCATAACCTGTCGCTGGTTGCCGGAACGATTTTTGACGATCTGGTTTCAGAAGCAAACTTCGAAAATTTGCGTGAAATGGCGCACAACATTTGTGCAACTCTGCAGAAGGTGCCGGTCAGTCACGCGCAAAGTGCGGTTCCCCCACCCTATCTGGTGATCATCGACTTTGGCGATGCAGAGCGGGCTAGGTCTGCAGGCCAGCCTGCCCGGGCCAGACGTCTGCCCGAGGCGGAGTGGCAGCAGATGGTTTCTCATATCCGCGCACTGAGCGCTATCGCCCGTGAATATAACGTGCGCCCGGTGATCCATCCTCATGCAGGCGGGTTTATTGAGTTTGGCGATGAGATTGATCGTATCGCGACAGCTATCCCGGCCAGCGAGGCGGGGTTTTGTCTTGATACCGGCCACCTCTATTATGCCGGGCTGGATCCGGTTTGCTGGCTGAGAAAATATGCCGATCGCATTGATTATCTTCATTTCAAAGATGTGAACCGAACTCTCTTTGAGGCGGCCATCGCTCAGCAGCAGGATTTCTTTAAAGCGTGCGCGGCAGGAGTGATGTGCCCGCTTGGCACCGGCGACGTAGACTATCCAGCTGTGCGGGCGTTGCTTGCCGAACTGAACTGGCAGGGCTGGATAACCATTGAGCAGGAGCGCGATCCCCGTGACGTTGCCGGCAGTCTGAAAGACGTGACTGCCAGCCTGCACTATTTACGCAACCTTGGTTTCTGA
- a CDS encoding LacI family DNA-binding transcriptional regulator encodes MNEKASANRPVLRKITASDVARRAGVSKWTVSRAFTDGASISEQALARVQLAAKELGYRPNLLARSLSKKSSRLIGVVVDEMLNPNLLTLLDQVTQQLQLRGYMALLLNISAQQSEEAVLKLADQLQVDGLLFLGTLLSDDLIALAQDIHRIPLVQLCRNDDNPYIQVINTDGYRAGGQAADLLYQQGYQRFGYMKGPDTESTQLLRYEGYRDRLKELGVEEQSILLLKANHYNRISGYTAFEQHLQTTLPGRWVDALFCENDILAIGVTDARESLASHHHLGIVGYDDIELASSARYQLTTFAQPLNAMMQDALLRLTGSDRAQPDFQHQDRLLVRRSHLRSAFGDEQQQ; translated from the coding sequence ATGAACGAAAAAGCCTCTGCCAACCGCCCTGTTCTACGCAAAATAACCGCCAGCGATGTTGCCAGACGAGCGGGAGTATCCAAATGGACTGTCTCCAGAGCCTTTACTGATGGCGCTTCTATTTCAGAACAGGCGTTGGCTCGCGTCCAGCTGGCGGCCAAAGAGCTGGGATATCGGCCTAATCTGCTGGCACGCAGCCTGTCGAAGAAAAGCTCACGCCTGATTGGTGTGGTGGTGGATGAGATGCTTAACCCTAACCTGCTGACGTTGCTGGATCAGGTTACACAGCAGCTTCAGCTGCGGGGTTACATGGCGCTGTTGCTGAACATCAGCGCGCAGCAGAGTGAAGAAGCGGTGCTGAAGCTTGCCGATCAGCTGCAGGTGGATGGTCTGCTGTTTTTAGGCACGCTGCTGAGTGACGACCTGATCGCGCTGGCGCAGGATATTCACCGCATCCCTCTGGTTCAGCTCTGTCGCAATGATGACAACCCCTATATTCAGGTCATAAATACTGATGGCTATCGGGCAGGCGGTCAGGCTGCTGATCTCCTTTATCAACAGGGATATCAGCGATTTGGCTATATGAAGGGGCCTGATACGGAATCGACGCAGCTGTTGCGGTATGAAGGCTATCGCGACAGGCTGAAAGAGCTTGGCGTGGAGGAGCAAAGCATCCTGTTGTTAAAGGCCAATCACTATAACCGCATCAGCGGCTATACCGCCTTTGAGCAACACCTGCAGACCACCCTCCCCGGGCGGTGGGTGGATGCGCTTTTTTGTGAAAATGATATCCTGGCGATCGGGGTGACAGATGCGCGGGAAAGCTTAGCCTCGCACCATCATCTGGGAATTGTCGGCTATGACGATATCGAACTGGCTTCATCTGCCCGTTATCAACTGACCACTTTTGCCCAGCCGCTGAATGCCATGATGCAGGATGCTCTTCTTCGGCTGACAGGGAGCGATCGCGCGCAGCCTGATTTTCAGCATCAGGATCGGCTGCTGGTAAGGCGCTCTCATCTCAGAAGCGCTTTTGGTGATGAACAACAACAGTAA
- a CDS encoding Gfo/Idh/MocA family protein translates to MLNGEKKIARPLRWAMVGGGRLSQVGYKHRCGALRDNTAYQLVAGAFDIDAARGREFGVNIGVEANRCYESYVQMFAEEAARSDGIEVVTIATPNGTHYEITKAALNAGLHVICEKPLFFTSAEVREIKQLASEKGLIVGVTYGYSGHQMLLQMRHMIANGDIGEVRMVEMQYTHGFSASDSADKFSEAQKWRVDPNIAGPSFVLGDLSTHTFYISQLVLPELKLKSLLCDRQSFIPSRAPLEDNAMVLMHYHGGAVGRLWTSAINAGSMNSQFIRVIGSEASLQWGDYQPNELVYEVQGQPGQVMHHGMPYLDESALADDRLGALHTEGLTESWANIYLKLAVAIDARTRGDEAALAAMVYPGIEAGLDGVRWVENCVRSAEQGSGWVNFE, encoded by the coding sequence ATGCTGAATGGAGAAAAGAAAATTGCCCGTCCACTACGCTGGGCGATGGTAGGCGGTGGTCGGTTAAGTCAGGTGGGCTATAAACATCGCTGCGGCGCATTACGCGATAACACCGCCTATCAGCTGGTAGCGGGAGCTTTTGATATTGATGCCGCGCGTGGCAGAGAGTTCGGGGTCAATATCGGTGTGGAGGCGAATCGTTGCTATGAGAGCTATGTGCAGATGTTTGCTGAAGAGGCTGCGCGCTCTGACGGCATCGAAGTTGTTACCATTGCCACCCCCAATGGCACCCATTACGAGATAACCAAAGCCGCGCTGAATGCCGGGCTGCATGTTATTTGTGAAAAGCCGCTGTTTTTCACCAGCGCAGAGGTCCGCGAAATAAAGCAGCTGGCTTCAGAAAAGGGGCTGATAGTGGGGGTGACTTACGGTTACTCAGGCCACCAGATGCTGCTGCAGATGCGTCATATGATCGCTAACGGCGACATTGGCGAAGTGCGTATGGTAGAGATGCAATATACCCACGGCTTCAGCGCCAGCGACAGCGCCGATAAATTCTCCGAGGCTCAGAAATGGCGAGTTGATCCCAACATAGCGGGGCCAAGTTTTGTGCTGGGCGATCTCTCAACCCATACCTTCTATATTTCCCAACTGGTTTTGCCGGAGCTGAAGCTGAAGTCGCTGCTCTGCGATCGTCAGAGCTTTATTCCCTCCCGGGCGCCGCTGGAAGATAACGCAATGGTGTTGATGCATTATCACGGCGGCGCGGTAGGACGCTTGTGGACTTCCGCCATCAACGCCGGATCGATGAACAGCCAGTTCATCCGCGTGATAGGGTCTGAAGCCAGTCTGCAATGGGGCGATTACCAGCCCAATGAGCTCGTTTATGAGGTACAGGGGCAACCAGGGCAGGTTATGCATCATGGGATGCCTTATCTGGATGAATCAGCGCTGGCAGACGACCGGTTGGGCGCGCTGCACACCGAAGGGTTAACGGAATCCTGGGCCAATATCTATCTGAAGCTGGCCGTCGCTATTGATGCCAGAACGCGCGGTGACGAAGCGGCGCTGGCGGCAATGGTCTATCCGGGAATTGAGGCAGGGCTGGACGGAGTACGCTGGGTGGAAAACTGCGTTCGCTCAGCAGAGCAGGGATCGGGCTGGGTGAATTTCGAGTAG
- the eptB gene encoding kdo(2)-lipid A phosphoethanolamine 7''-transferase, with translation MKKLHFLTQTRVCCFLAFYIGILLNFPIFLRRFHQLHYDAALSTGIEIVAAFMLVLFTTLLASMAGRWLFRILVTLLILFSVCASYYMIFFNVDIGYGIIAAVMATDSLDLSRESVGWHFTLWTVLVSLLPLLVLWLAPMPEAAIRRKNGFAFLRRGGIMLAAALCCFLPLKVMGKHQDKLDKQHNRMMASYGGVVAGTYSPSNWLSGMGLLAYSSWSQAEDSRNLFDPAAHFTYTPPKDVNDLYVVFVIGESARRDHMGLYGYDRDNTPNLDKEPNLAALQGYSCDTSTKLSLRCMFVREGGASEAPQRTLKEMNVFSVLKKQGFSSELFSMQSEAWFYNKVLADDYALRETIQSEKRNVGKPIDDMALVSELKDSIERHPQGKHLVILHTKGSHYLYTERYPRSFARYQPECQGIDDQCSTEEMVNSYDNSLLYTDHVLEEVFNQLRDKNAIVFYASDHGESISKNMHFHGTPRDEAPMAQRTVPIMVWASDKFLQQPDNASAFRQLKTLAKNKTPVFHEKLFDSILGCIGYTSPDGGINQLRNWCHVSH, from the coding sequence ATGAAAAAACTGCATTTTCTGACCCAGACACGGGTCTGTTGTTTTCTTGCTTTCTATATTGGCATCCTGCTTAATTTCCCGATTTTTCTCCGTCGCTTTCATCAGCTTCATTATGATGCGGCGCTCTCAACCGGCATTGAAATTGTCGCGGCCTTTATGCTGGTTCTGTTTACCACGCTGCTCGCTTCAATGGCTGGCCGCTGGCTGTTCAGAATTCTGGTTACGCTGCTGATCCTCTTTTCGGTCTGCGCCAGCTACTACATGATCTTCTTCAATGTCGATATAGGCTACGGCATCATCGCGGCAGTGATGGCGACCGATAGTCTTGATCTCTCCAGAGAGTCAGTCGGCTGGCATTTTACCCTGTGGACGGTGTTGGTGAGCCTGCTGCCGCTGCTGGTACTGTGGCTTGCCCCGATGCCCGAAGCGGCTATCCGGCGTAAAAATGGCTTCGCTTTCCTGCGCCGCGGCGGCATCATGCTGGCCGCCGCGCTCTGCTGCTTCCTGCCGCTGAAGGTAATGGGCAAGCATCAGGACAAGCTGGACAAACAGCATAACCGGATGATGGCCAGCTACGGCGGCGTGGTGGCAGGAACCTATTCTCCCTCTAACTGGCTTTCCGGCATGGGGCTGCTTGCCTACAGCAGCTGGAGCCAGGCTGAGGACAGCCGCAATCTGTTTGACCCGGCAGCGCACTTTACCTATACGCCACCCAAGGATGTCAACGATCTCTATGTCGTCTTTGTGATTGGTGAAAGCGCGCGCCGCGATCATATGGGCCTCTACGGCTACGATCGTGACAACACGCCAAACCTGGATAAAGAACCCAATCTGGCTGCACTGCAGGGCTACTCCTGTGATACCTCCACCAAGCTCTCGCTGCGCTGCATGTTTGTCAGAGAAGGGGGCGCCTCTGAAGCGCCGCAGCGCACGTTAAAAGAGATGAACGTTTTCTCGGTGCTGAAAAAGCAGGGCTTCTCCTCGGAACTCTTCTCTATGCAGAGTGAAGCCTGGTTCTACAATAAAGTGCTGGCGGATGATTACGCGCTGCGGGAAACCATTCAGTCAGAGAAGCGCAACGTCGGCAAGCCGATTGATGATATGGCGCTGGTCAGCGAGCTGAAAGATTCCATTGAGCGCCATCCTCAGGGCAAACATCTGGTTATTCTGCATACCAAAGGCTCTCACTACTTATATACCGAGCGCTATCCACGCTCCTTCGCCAGATATCAGCCGGAGTGTCAGGGGATTGATGACCAGTGTTCGACGGAAGAGATGGTAAATTCTTACGATAACAGCCTGCTCTACACCGACCATGTGCTGGAAGAGGTGTTCAACCAGCTGCGGGACAAGAACGCCATTGTGTTTTATGCCTCCGATCACGGCGAGTCGATCTCAAAGAATATGCACTTCCACGGCACACCGCGCGATGAAGCGCCGATGGCGCAGCGTACCGTACCGATCATGGTCTGGGCCTCTGATAAATTCCTGCAGCAGCCTGATAATGCCAGCGCCTTCCGGCAGTTGAAAACGCTGGCAAAAAATAAGACGCCGGTCTTCCACGAGAAGCTGTTCGACAGCATCCTGGGCTGTATTGGTTATACTTCTCCGGATGGCGGCATTAATCAGCTGCGCAACTGGTGCCACGTCAGCCACTGA
- a CDS encoding Glu/Leu/Phe/Val family dehydrogenase, with the protein MDKLSYVSEGSTTAWSTYLQQIDRVAPYLGDLTRWIDTLRHPKRALIVDIPLQMDDGSIRHFEGFRVQHNLSRGPGKGGVRYHPNVDLNEVMALSAWMTIKCAAVNLPYGGAKGGIRVDPFKLSEGELERLTRRYTSEIGLIIGPQKDIPAPDVGTNAKVMAWMMDTYSMNHGTTITGVVTGKPIHLGGSLGREKATGRGVYITGREVARRSGIEIEGAKIAVQGFGNVGSEAARLFVAAGARVVVIQDHSATLFNAEGIDLAALSEWQNSNKNIAGFPGAKEIASEDFWTTQMDILIPAALEGQITRERAEVLSCKLVLEGANGPTYPDADDMLTSRGVTVVPDVICNAGGVTVSYFEWVQDMASFFWSESEINDRMDKIMTEAMIHVWDKASEKACSLRTAAYIVACERILMARKDRGIYPG; encoded by the coding sequence ATGGATAAGCTATCTTACGTTTCAGAAGGCAGCACAACGGCCTGGTCAACTTACTTACAGCAGATCGACCGCGTGGCGCCCTACCTGGGCGATCTGACCCGCTGGATCGATACTCTTCGTCATCCTAAACGTGCGTTGATAGTGGATATTCCGCTGCAGATGGACGACGGCTCTATTCGCCACTTTGAAGGTTTTCGCGTACAGCACAACCTCTCTCGCGGCCCGGGTAAAGGGGGGGTTCGCTATCATCCTAATGTCGATCTGAATGAGGTGATGGCGCTCTCTGCGTGGATGACCATCAAATGCGCAGCGGTTAATCTGCCTTACGGTGGCGCGAAGGGAGGCATACGTGTCGATCCGTTCAAACTGTCGGAAGGTGAGCTGGAACGTCTGACCCGCCGCTATACCAGCGAAATCGGACTGATTATCGGCCCGCAGAAGGATATTCCCGCCCCGGATGTTGGCACCAATGCCAAAGTCATGGCCTGGATGATGGACACCTACTCCATGAACCACGGCACCACCATTACTGGCGTGGTAACCGGCAAGCCGATCCACCTTGGCGGCTCTTTAGGCCGTGAAAAAGCCACCGGGCGCGGCGTCTATATCACTGGCCGTGAAGTGGCCCGCCGCTCAGGCATCGAGATCGAAGGCGCAAAAATCGCCGTTCAGGGTTTTGGTAACGTAGGCAGCGAAGCCGCCCGCCTGTTTGTGGCGGCCGGTGCGCGCGTGGTAGTCATTCAGGACCATTCCGCCACGCTGTTTAACGCAGAAGGCATCGATCTTGCCGCGCTGAGCGAATGGCAGAACAGTAACAAGAATATTGCCGGTTTCCCGGGCGCAAAAGAGATAGCCAGCGAGGATTTCTGGACCACCCAGATGGATATTCTGATCCCTGCCGCACTGGAAGGACAGATCACCCGTGAACGTGCCGAAGTGCTCAGCTGCAAGCTGGTGCTGGAAGGGGCAAACGGCCCAACCTATCCTGATGCGGACGATATGCTGACCTCACGTGGCGTTACCGTGGTGCCGGACGTTATCTGCAACGCAGGCGGGGTAACTGTTAGCTACTTCGAATGGGTGCAGGATATGGCCAGCTTCTTCTGGAGCGAGAGTGAGATTAACGATCGCATGGACAAGATCATGACAGAAGCGATGATCCATGTCTGGGATAAGGCGAGCGAGAAAGCGTGTAGCCTGCGCACGGCAGCTTATATTGTGGCCTGTGAACGTATTCTGATGGCGCGTAAAGATCGCGGTATCTATCCGGGCTAA
- the hpxO gene encoding FAD-dependent urate hydroxylase HpxO, which yields MKAIVIGAGIGGMCTAIALQRVGIETEVFEAVKEIRPVGAAISIWPNGVKCLNFLGMKEPLRKLGGPMHAMAYNDFQTGSKLTQFSLDPLVQDSGERPYPVARAELQAMLLETYGREKVHFGKRVSEVEQHENGVTARFEDGSEARGDLLIACDGTHSVVRKYVLGRTVERRYAGYVNWNGLVEIDESIAPAQQWTTFVGEGKRVSLMPVANNRFYFFFDVPLPSGLAEDRSSLREDLTRYFSGWAAPVQKLIAQINPATTNRVEIHDIDPFPELVKGRVALLGDAAHSTTPDIGQGGCAAMEDAVVLATLLQTNSLGIEDALIRYQYKRAERVKDLVLKARKRCDVTHGKEKAVTQQWYEDLKTETGERIIKGMCDTIQGGPLA from the coding sequence ATGAAAGCAATAGTGATTGGCGCAGGTATCGGCGGCATGTGTACAGCCATCGCGCTGCAGCGTGTCGGGATTGAAACGGAAGTTTTTGAAGCCGTTAAAGAGATCAGGCCGGTGGGCGCTGCGATCTCCATCTGGCCGAATGGCGTGAAATGCCTTAACTTTCTGGGCATGAAGGAGCCGCTGCGTAAGCTGGGTGGGCCAATGCACGCCATGGCCTATAACGATTTCCAGACGGGCAGCAAGCTGACTCAGTTTAGTCTTGATCCGCTGGTGCAGGATTCTGGCGAGCGTCCCTATCCGGTAGCGCGGGCAGAATTGCAGGCGATGCTGCTGGAGACCTATGGTCGTGAAAAAGTCCACTTTGGTAAACGTGTCTCTGAAGTTGAACAGCATGAAAACGGCGTAACGGCGCGCTTTGAAGATGGCAGTGAAGCCCGGGGTGACCTGCTTATCGCCTGTGACGGCACCCATTCTGTGGTGCGAAAATATGTGCTGGGCCGCACGGTAGAGCGCCGCTACGCCGGTTATGTCAACTGGAACGGCCTGGTAGAGATCGATGAGAGCATCGCCCCCGCGCAGCAGTGGACCACCTTTGTTGGCGAAGGCAAACGCGTATCGCTGATGCCGGTCGCGAACAATCGCTTCTATTTCTTCTTTGATGTGCCGTTACCTTCCGGCCTGGCAGAAGATCGCAGCAGCCTGCGCGAAGATTTAACCCGCTATTTCAGCGGCTGGGCCGCGCCGGTACAGAAGCTGATTGCGCAGATCAATCCCGCCACCACTAACCGAGTGGAGATCCATGATATCGATCCTTTCCCGGAGCTGGTTAAAGGGCGCGTGGCGTTGCTGGGCGATGCCGCACACAGCACCACGCCCGATATTGGCCAGGGCGGTTGCGCTGCGATGGAGGATGCGGTGGTGCTTGCTACCCTGCTGCAGACCAATTCGCTGGGGATTGAAGATGCGCTGATCCGCTATCAGTACAAGCGTGCTGAGCGGGTAAAAGATCTGGTGCTGAAGGCGCGTAAGCGCTGCGATGTGACGCACGGCAAAGAGAAGGCGGTCACCCAGCAGTGGTATGAAGATCTGAAAACAGAAACCGGTGAACGCATCATTAAAGGCATGTGCGACACCATTCAGGGTGGCCCGCTGGCCTGA